CTGGGTAATTGCTGACAACTTTTTCAAATTCTAAAATTGCATCCGGGTATTGTTTTTTAGAATAGTAGCATTCGCCAATCCAATATTGGGCATTATCGGATAATTCGGTATTGGGAAAGTATTTCAAGTAGCGCTTAAATCCTTCAATCGCAACATCAAAATTGCCTTTAGTAAAATCAAGATATGCGGAATTATATAACTCGTCTGGTTCGATATGGGGTGTCGTATAGGTAACAATGCTTTCGGGTTTGGCTTCTTCGGTTCGACCGATTCCCAATTTTTGATAGACTCGACTTAAGCGGGTTTCGTTGTCTTCGATTTTTGCCGATAATTGATTAATTTGCTCAGATAAATTTTCCAGATTGGTTAAAACATCTGCCTTCATTTCAGTTAAAAGTCGATTTTGATTGCGGGATAGACTATCAATCCGTTGAACCGAGATTTCCAGGCTATCCATCTTGGTGCCTTGTCGGACAAAGCGCCAAATTGGCGCACAATTCACACAAGTAAACAAATAGATGCTTAAAATTAAAGTGGTTAAATAGATACCAAGTTTAATGTTTATTCGCATTGGATTCCATTAAAGGCTGGGTCCGATACGGACACAGCCATAGGCACAGCCTGATATAGACAAGGTGGGTCGCACCTGACCAGAGAATATGAGCCGGTGCGACCCATCATTATGCACTTGAAGCTATTATTTGCCGACTTCTTTAAATTCGCAGCGTCGGTTTTTCCAATATTCGTCAGGATTTTCAGTAACTAATCTCTCTTCGCCATAACTTACCGTGTTTAATCGGTCGGGCGCAATTCCTAATTTCACAAGATAATCTTTTACCGAATTGGCGCGTCGGAATCCTAATGCCATATTATATTCACTGGTGCCAATCGGACAACAATGGCCTTCAATCGTAATTTTTACTTTAGGGTTGTCTTTCAGCGCTTGCGCATTTTCTTTAAGAATTACCGCGTCCCCTGGTCTAATATCATATTTATCAAAGTCAAAATAAACTGTAGATAATTTAATCGGTGCTTTCACTTCTTCCGGTTTTTCTTTTTCTATTACTTCTTCTGGTGGTGGTGCAATGGGTTGTTCTTTTTTTACGACCTTTTTAGGACATCCCACTACGGCAAAAAGCAGGATTAAGATGCAACTTATTTTTAGTGCAGTTTTCATAATGCCTCCTGTTGTATAATAATAATTTTATTTGTTTAATACTTTACTTAATTTTTATATTTTATTAATTTATTATATAATATCAATTCAGTTCTGTATTCGGCAAAATTTCCTTTTGGCTACTGAATCTTCTCTTATTTTGCGGTGTCTTTTTGAATTCAGTAGCAATTTCAACAATCTGTATTAACTCAACAATTACATCTTATAATACAAAATTAAATAAATTTGTCAAGGATAAAAAATAGGAAGACACTTCTTTATTTTTAACCTATCAAGTCGAAATTTACACAAAATATTATACACTACCTGTGATTGCTGACTATTCTTAATTTTGGGGCATTTCGCAACTCTTTTTCCGAGTTTTCAAAGATGCATCCGCATTTCGTTTTCAGAAAAATTATCTGTGTTTTCTGCTTATCAGTTTTTGGCTATGAATGAAAGATTTATTGGAGTCTAAATTCATCTGTGTTTTTTTGCCTTATCAGTTTTTGGGCTTTAGATGGAAAGATTTATTGGG
The sequence above is drawn from the candidate division WOR-3 bacterium genome and encodes:
- the ybgF gene encoding tol-pal system protein YbgF, with the protein product MRINIKLGIYLTTLILSIYLFTCVNCAPIWRFVRQGTKMDSLEISVQRIDSLSRNQNRLLTEMKADVLTNLENLSEQINQLSAKIEDNETRLSRVYQKLGIGRTEEAKPESIVTYTTPHIEPDELYNSAYLDFTKGNFDVAIEGFKRYLKYFPNTELSDNAQYWIGECYYSKKQYPDAILEFEKVVSNYPEGNKVPSAIYKIGLAYQSMNEINKAKRYYKKVIDEYPNTNEAKLAKERFLSLP
- a CDS encoding OmpA family protein codes for the protein MKTALKISCILILLFAVVGCPKKVVKKEQPIAPPPEEVIEKEKPEEVKAPIKLSTVYFDFDKYDIRPGDAVILKENAQALKDNPKVKITIEGHCCPIGTSEYNMALGFRRANSVKDYLVKLGIAPDRLNTVSYGEERLVTENPDEYWKNRRCEFKEVGK